A window of the Bacteroides thetaiotaomicron VPI-5482 genome harbors these coding sequences:
- a CDS encoding FecR family protein, which translates to MSNAHKIIKNFTSDKFSPELKEKLWKWLVDSSEQAEKEEALMELWEDQNFKADAGTERSYQNFRRKIAPRQRKATARYTLRRWAQVAAVLLIPLLSIVASYLYIQSNEEHTELVEYYVPRGEQKQITLPDGTTAYLNSGTLLVYPQKFTGDIRSVYLIGEANFDVKKDKQHPFIVKTNHLKVKVLGTKFNVHAYAEDEKTTTTLESGSVVVQKANNEDIITLTPNEQLEYDNPSGEFNKKIIDASVYSGWTRGELNFAAMTLSDIFITIERIYDIHIIVPPHLATTDVYTIKFKQKAPIKEIMNIVTKTIGNIDYKVEDENILLIYSPLNKKGGR; encoded by the coding sequence ATGTCGAACGCTCATAAAATAATTAAAAACTTTACTTCCGATAAGTTCAGTCCTGAACTTAAAGAGAAGTTATGGAAATGGCTTGTCGACTCCAGTGAACAGGCAGAGAAAGAAGAAGCATTGATGGAATTATGGGAAGACCAGAATTTCAAGGCCGATGCAGGTACCGAACGTTCTTATCAGAATTTCCGCAGGAAGATTGCCCCCCGACAGCGGAAGGCAACCGCAAGGTATACCTTACGCAGATGGGCGCAAGTGGCGGCTGTATTATTGATTCCCCTACTCTCTATAGTGGCATCCTACCTATATATACAATCGAATGAAGAGCATACAGAACTTGTCGAGTACTATGTGCCCAGAGGCGAACAAAAGCAGATTACCTTGCCCGACGGCACCACAGCATACCTCAACTCAGGAACCTTACTGGTCTATCCGCAAAAGTTCACAGGAGATATCCGTTCGGTATATCTGATAGGAGAAGCCAATTTTGACGTAAAGAAAGACAAGCAACATCCATTCATCGTCAAGACCAACCATCTGAAAGTGAAAGTATTGGGAACTAAATTCAACGTACACGCTTATGCGGAAGATGAGAAGACAACCACTACTCTGGAATCGGGCTCTGTAGTCGTTCAGAAAGCAAACAATGAGGATATCATCACCCTCACACCCAACGAACAACTGGAATATGACAACCCGTCCGGAGAATTTAATAAAAAGATTATCGACGCCTCTGTCTACTCCGGCTGGACCAGAGGCGAGCTGAACTTTGCGGCAATGACTCTCAGCGATATTTTCATTACGATAGAGAGAATATACGACATACACATCATCGTCCCTCCGCATCTGGCTACCACCGATGTATATACCATCAAGTTCAAACAAAAAGCCCCTATCAAGGAGATCATGAATATCGTGACCAAAACCATAGGAAACATAGACTATAAAGTCGAAGACGAGAACATTCTCTTAATTTATTCACCCCTAAATAAGAAAGGAGGCCGATAG
- a CDS encoding TonB-dependent receptor, translating to MKFYKLSGIGYPVKIHKFYILLFALCFYNIAYGQNQPITVSMKNQPLLKVFEIIEDQTEFSIAYNQTKLDVKQKVSANFVREAVSSVLNSVLKGTGFTYRQEGKHIIIIPVPAKAEAAPNNTTSTQQSIKIRGTVTDAQGEPLIGANVLVDGSKQATITDMNGEFSLEVPANSKLRVTYIGYVTQEVTVKNKTLFNIQLQEDTQTMDEVVVIGFGTQKKVNMTGAVASVNIKESLGDRPITNVSAALQGVVPGLKIESTTGTPGDDMTYNIRGTTSINGGEPLVLVNNVPMDINMIDPQDIESVSILKDAASAAIYGARAAFGVILITTKQGKKDMAPRFNYNNNFSFSKASELPQKASPLESVLAYKEMGWANDTYVDGKNITQWEGYIRDYQANPSNYPNGYIFDDQGNLFLMRENDMFADMMDNFGFMQNHSFSVSGGSQRTSYRLSLGYTGEDGILVTDKDKFDRINMSSFLSVDVNKWLTTQLDIRYANSTQNKVEQGGRNGVWGSAMYLPSYHNILPYEQDGIEYPAETSATFVRYGEPRVIKKTNLRTLGRVIISPLKGLKITGEYTYNRITEYNRMYVNKYKYIGFNFTGLLNNVENSRYALTQGFTNYNAINAFANYDFSIGKHDISIMGGYNQEESHKESQWSQRTDVLLENLPSLSGSTGTASVTDSFDEYAIRGLFYRVNYTYDGKYMFEANGRYDGTSRFPKDSRFGFFPSFSAGWRISEEAFMKNTKSFLSNLKLRASWGSIGNQIILKPDNTPENYPYIPSMSPYLTEWLVDGQKTTTLNAPAMVSSSFSWEKVYTLDFGVDFGFFDNRFNGTFDWYRRDTKGMLAPGMDLPWVVGATAAKQNAADLKTYGWELELNWRDRINKDWSYRIGFNLYDSQSEITKYNNETNLLGDKIYRKGMKMGEIWGYVTDRFYTEDDFNADGTLKPGIPIPKGAGKVFPGDVLYKNFDDDTETIWSGEGTADNPGDQRIIGNSTPRFHYGITAGISWKGLDLSIFLRGVGKRDYWRTDQIAWPTGGWGSLFKETLNFWTPTNTNAYYPRVYSNDGVNTSYNHWKQSKYLANASYLKLQNITLSYTLPKVWSQRLYFDDVKVFFSGENLYTWDHLPEGLETDMLSKGAWEYPFMRKFSFGINVTF from the coding sequence ATGAAATTTTATAAATTGTCGGGCATAGGTTATCCCGTAAAAATTCATAAATTTTATATATTGTTATTCGCTTTATGTTTTTATAACATAGCCTATGGGCAAAATCAGCCAATAACGGTATCTATGAAAAACCAACCTCTATTAAAAGTATTCGAAATCATTGAAGATCAGACCGAATTTAGTATCGCTTATAATCAGACGAAACTGGACGTGAAACAAAAGGTCAGCGCCAATTTTGTTAGGGAAGCAGTCTCTTCCGTTCTGAACTCCGTACTCAAAGGAACAGGATTCACTTACAGGCAAGAAGGTAAGCATATTATTATCATTCCTGTCCCGGCAAAGGCAGAAGCAGCCCCCAACAATACTACTTCTACCCAGCAGTCCATAAAAATACGGGGAACCGTAACAGATGCGCAAGGTGAACCTCTAATTGGAGCAAACGTTCTGGTCGACGGCAGCAAACAGGCGACCATTACCGACATGAACGGGGAATTCTCACTGGAAGTGCCTGCCAACAGCAAGTTACGGGTTACTTATATCGGTTACGTCACACAAGAAGTAACAGTCAAAAACAAGACACTTTTCAACATACAGCTACAGGAAGATACCCAGACTATGGATGAAGTGGTAGTCATCGGATTCGGTACACAGAAAAAAGTGAATATGACCGGCGCTGTAGCCTCTGTAAATATCAAAGAGTCGTTGGGCGACCGCCCGATTACCAACGTTTCGGCTGCCCTACAAGGAGTCGTGCCGGGACTAAAAATTGAATCGACAACGGGAACTCCGGGAGACGACATGACGTACAATATCCGTGGAACAACCTCCATCAATGGTGGTGAGCCTCTCGTATTGGTCAACAACGTACCGATGGATATCAACATGATTGATCCGCAGGATATTGAATCTGTCTCTATTTTGAAGGATGCCGCTTCCGCAGCTATCTACGGTGCCCGCGCAGCTTTCGGTGTGATTCTGATTACTACGAAGCAGGGTAAAAAGGACATGGCTCCCAGATTCAATTACAACAACAACTTCTCTTTCTCGAAAGCATCGGAGCTTCCGCAGAAAGCAAGTCCGTTGGAATCGGTACTGGCGTACAAGGAAATGGGATGGGCAAACGATACCTATGTAGACGGAAAAAACATCACCCAATGGGAAGGCTACATACGAGACTATCAGGCGAATCCTTCCAATTATCCGAACGGATATATTTTCGACGATCAGGGCAACCTGTTCCTGATGCGGGAGAATGATATGTTTGCCGATATGATGGATAACTTCGGATTCATGCAGAACCACAGCTTCTCCGTATCGGGAGGCAGCCAGCGTACCAGCTACCGACTAAGCCTGGGATATACCGGTGAGGACGGCATTCTGGTAACGGACAAAGACAAATTCGACCGTATCAATATGTCCAGCTTCCTGAGTGTCGACGTAAACAAGTGGCTGACCACCCAACTGGATATCAGATACGCGAACTCCACCCAGAACAAAGTGGAGCAAGGCGGACGAAACGGTGTCTGGGGAAGTGCCATGTACTTGCCGTCCTACCACAACATCCTGCCATACGAACAAGACGGCATCGAATATCCTGCCGAAACGTCCGCTACTTTCGTACGCTACGGAGAACCGAGGGTGATCAAGAAGACCAACCTGCGTACTTTGGGACGTGTCATCATCTCTCCGCTGAAAGGACTGAAAATAACAGGTGAATATACCTACAACCGGATCACCGAGTACAACCGGATGTACGTCAACAAATACAAGTATATAGGATTCAACTTTACAGGGCTGCTGAACAATGTAGAGAACTCACGTTATGCCCTGACGCAAGGTTTCACCAATTACAACGCTATTAACGCATTCGCCAATTACGACTTTTCAATAGGTAAACATGATATCTCTATTATGGGTGGTTACAATCAGGAAGAGAGTCATAAGGAATCGCAATGGTCGCAGCGCACGGACGTATTACTGGAAAATCTGCCGTCGCTCTCCGGTTCTACCGGAACGGCATCCGTCACCGACAGTTTCGATGAATATGCTATCAGAGGTTTGTTCTACCGTGTCAATTACACTTACGACGGTAAATACATGTTCGAAGCCAACGGACGCTACGACGGTACATCCCGTTTCCCGAAAGACAGCCGTTTCGGTTTCTTCCCTTCCTTCTCCGCCGGATGGCGCATTTCGGAAGAAGCATTCATGAAGAATACCAAAAGCTTCCTGTCTAACTTGAAACTACGTGCCTCATGGGGCTCTATCGGCAACCAGATCATACTGAAGCCGGACAACACTCCGGAAAACTATCCCTACATCCCTTCCATGTCACCTTACTTGACAGAATGGCTGGTGGACGGACAAAAGACGACTACACTGAATGCACCGGCAATGGTCAGCAGCAGTTTCTCGTGGGAAAAGGTATATACACTGGACTTCGGAGTCGATTTCGGATTCTTCGACAACCGCTTTAACGGTACTTTCGACTGGTATCGCCGCGACACCAAAGGGATGCTGGCACCCGGTATGGACCTACCGTGGGTAGTGGGAGCCACCGCCGCCAAACAGAACGCCGCTGACCTGAAGACGTACGGCTGGGAACTGGAACTGAACTGGAGAGACCGCATCAACAAGGACTGGAGCTACCGGATCGGATTCAACCTGTACGACTCACAAAGTGAAATCACGAAATACAATAATGAGACCAACCTGCTAGGCGACAAGATTTACCGCAAAGGCATGAAAATGGGAGAAATCTGGGGATATGTCACCGACCGCTTCTACACGGAAGACGACTTCAACGCAGACGGTACACTAAAACCGGGAATCCCCATTCCGAAAGGAGCAGGAAAAGTTTTTCCGGGAGACGTGCTGTATAAGAACTTCGATGACGATACCGAAACCATCTGGAGCGGCGAAGGAACCGCCGACAATCCCGGCGACCAGCGTATCATCGGTAACTCGACTCCGCGTTTCCACTACGGCATCACCGCAGGAATCAGCTGGAAAGGACTCGACCTCTCTATCTTCCTCCGAGGCGTAGGCAAACGGGATTATTGGCGCACCGACCAGATCGCATGGCCTACCGGAGGCTGGGGAAGCCTGTTCAAAGAAACTCTCAACTTCTGGACTCCGACTAACACCAATGCCTATTATCCGCGTGTGTATTCCAACGACGGGGTAAACACAAGCTACAACCACTGGAAACAGTCGAAGTATCTCGCCAACGCCTCTTACCTGAAACTGCAAAACATCACGCTTTCCTATACCTTGCCCAAAGTATGGTCCCAGCGTCTCTACTTCGACGATGTGAAAGTATTCTTCAGCGGAGAGAACCTCTACACGTGGGATCACCTGCCGGAAGGACTGGAAACCGATATGCTGTCAAAAGGTGCCTGGGAATATCCGTTCATGAGAAAATTCTCTTTCGGTATCAATGTTACATTCTAA
- a CDS encoding RagB/SusD family nutrient uptake outer membrane protein, which produces MRKYLIFICTVLLASCLNNDFLERYPLGDPTAETAFETYDNFKAYAWGLYETLPSLGYGSENSTDDISYNQTRGTSESNWIRKLVTIPDKKDNTSWNYYSYIRRVNLMLDRIDGSKMTDVEKANWRSVGYFFRSYRYLSLLSAYGGVPWIDHVLSDDETELIKGPRASRDEIAGHILEDLQFAEKNINVNGEGRNTINKACVQALLSRFCLFEGTWRKYHGLNNAETYLRECKRVSAELMQTYPNVADCYDDLFCSLELKDVTGVILYREYSDAVGVVHAVSIGGTTATSFYNPTRDLVDSYLCTDGKPRWTSDAYLGDKDIYDEFSNRDHRLWLHVTPPYRVDRSASSTAWDNKWKFTDNSKDRSFIDSLTVRMGIGYGTSKERQKLLPFRQGYDGGILGASPHFDFYLENQPWYKSAFGYNNWKYYCCYLSMGSQRNEETDMPIFRIEEVMLNYAEAMCELGEFDQTVADVTINKLRPRANVKLMKVSEINSAFDPKRDLGNPDYPNDYEVSPLLWEIRRERRIELFSEGFRFDDLRRWKKCHYALKKKLGQYVRASDFTAGTNVTIDGGGSEGYLEFHPKQNHLWPDYYYLNPIPRNERVLNPQLEQNPGWEEGN; this is translated from the coding sequence ATGAGAAAATATTTAATCTTTATATGTACAGTTTTGTTAGCAAGCTGTCTCAATAACGATTTCCTGGAAAGGTATCCTTTGGGAGACCCGACTGCCGAAACGGCTTTTGAAACATACGACAATTTCAAGGCATACGCCTGGGGATTGTATGAAACCCTGCCTTCATTGGGCTATGGCTCGGAAAATTCTACGGACGACATCTCGTACAACCAGACAAGAGGAACCAGCGAAAGCAACTGGATCAGAAAACTGGTGACCATCCCCGACAAGAAAGACAATACTTCCTGGAACTATTACAGCTATATCCGGAGGGTCAACCTGATGCTCGACCGCATTGACGGTTCGAAAATGACGGATGTAGAAAAGGCGAACTGGCGTTCCGTCGGTTACTTTTTCCGTAGTTACCGCTACCTGTCTCTCCTGTCGGCTTACGGTGGCGTACCCTGGATTGATCATGTGCTGAGCGACGACGAAACAGAACTGATCAAAGGCCCTCGTGCCTCCAGAGATGAAATAGCCGGTCACATTCTGGAAGACCTGCAATTTGCCGAAAAGAATATCAACGTGAACGGAGAAGGCAGAAACACCATCAACAAGGCTTGTGTACAGGCTTTACTCTCCCGTTTCTGCCTTTTCGAAGGTACCTGGCGTAAATATCACGGACTCAACAACGCCGAAACTTATCTGCGGGAATGCAAACGGGTATCCGCCGAACTGATGCAGACTTATCCGAACGTGGCGGACTGCTACGACGATCTGTTCTGTTCACTGGAACTGAAAGATGTTACCGGCGTCATTCTGTACAGAGAATATTCGGATGCTGTCGGTGTAGTGCACGCTGTCAGCATCGGGGGAACGACCGCTACCTCCTTTTACAATCCGACCCGCGACTTAGTGGACAGTTACCTGTGCACGGACGGAAAGCCACGCTGGACGAGTGACGCCTATCTGGGTGACAAGGATATATACGACGAGTTCAGCAACCGTGACCATCGTTTGTGGCTGCACGTCACTCCTCCTTACCGGGTAGACCGTTCGGCTTCCAGCACAGCCTGGGACAATAAATGGAAATTTACGGATAACTCCAAAGACCGCAGTTTTATCGACAGCCTCACCGTCCGCATGGGAATCGGGTACGGCACCAGCAAGGAACGACAGAAGTTATTGCCATTCCGTCAAGGATATGACGGTGGTATTCTGGGTGCATCGCCTCACTTTGACTTCTATCTGGAGAACCAGCCGTGGTACAAGTCTGCCTTCGGATATAACAACTGGAAATACTATTGCTGCTACCTGAGCATGGGCAGCCAACGAAATGAAGAGACGGATATGCCTATTTTCCGCATCGAAGAAGTCATGCTGAACTACGCGGAAGCCATGTGCGAACTCGGCGAGTTTGACCAGACAGTTGCCGACGTCACAATCAACAAACTGCGCCCGCGTGCCAATGTAAAACTCATGAAAGTCTCGGAAATAAACTCAGCCTTCGACCCGAAACGTGATCTCGGAAATCCGGATTATCCCAACGACTACGAAGTGAGTCCGCTATTATGGGAAATACGACGGGAACGACGCATCGAACTATTCTCCGAAGGATTCCGTTTCGACGACCTGAGAAGATGGAAGAAATGCCATTATGCACTGAAGAAGAAACTCGGACAATACGTACGTGCATCCGACTTCACGGCAGGAACCAATGTGACTATCGACGGTGGCGGCTCCGAAGGATATCTCGAATTCCATCCGAAACAGAATCATCTATGGCCGGATTACTATTACCTCAATCCTATTCCACGCAACGAACGGGTACTGAATCCCCAACTCGAACAGAATCCGGGATGGGAGGAAGGAAATTAA
- a CDS encoding beta-N-acetylhexosaminidase: protein MKHLIFTALFLLSYTVAVRAQIVFPTPNQVEMQTGNLILGKKVSMYAEDTTAFYLNLFREEVLSHTPIKWQKKESKADICWITDSSLPPEGYRIKIHPQQMVISASDKGGFTYAVQTLRQWVAGSAGSITFACASVTDYPRTQWRCFLLDSGRQFQKITTIRKYIDMASLLKMNYFHWHLTEGLGWRIEIKQYPHLTRTGGSVGKGEEQQGFYTQEEIRDIIEYARQRNITIVPEIDMPGHAEAALSAYPELGCFGLPVEIPQSGFTQNIFCAGKDGTLRFLKNVLDEVCALFPSPYIHLGGDEAPKGNWDQCPDCRKRITTEGLKDSHDLQLWFSAQMANYLKSKGRKAIFWGDVVYHDGYPLPDNTVIQWWNYRGHKDLALRNAVKHHYPVICSSNYYTYLNFPVTPWKGYTEARTFDLKDVYLNNPSDKAISEKNPLILGMSCALWTDDGVTERMIDRRLFPRILALSEQMWHEGEALDFDRFYRNILHRKAWFEEAGFEFGPALKEDVTKDYKWD, encoded by the coding sequence ATGAAGCACCTAATTTTTACAGCTCTCTTTCTTCTATCGTACACAGTCGCCGTCCGCGCCCAAATCGTATTTCCTACCCCCAATCAAGTAGAAATGCAGACAGGCAACCTGATTTTAGGGAAAAAGGTTTCTATGTACGCCGAAGACACTACCGCTTTTTATCTAAACCTTTTTCGAGAAGAAGTACTCTCCCACACTCCCATCAAATGGCAAAAAAAAGAATCCAAAGCCGATATCTGCTGGATAACCGACTCATCCCTGCCCCCCGAAGGTTACCGGATCAAGATTCATCCGCAACAGATGGTAATCAGCGCCTCCGACAAAGGAGGATTCACCTATGCCGTACAAACGCTACGCCAATGGGTAGCCGGTTCAGCAGGATCTATCACCTTTGCCTGCGCAAGCGTGACGGACTATCCCCGCACACAGTGGCGCTGCTTCTTACTGGACTCCGGACGTCAGTTCCAGAAGATTACCACCATCAGAAAGTATATCGACATGGCTTCACTGCTCAAAATGAACTACTTCCACTGGCATCTGACCGAAGGACTGGGATGGCGCATCGAAATCAAGCAATATCCGCACCTCACCCGGACTGGCGGTTCGGTAGGCAAAGGAGAAGAACAGCAGGGATTCTATACACAGGAAGAAATACGGGATATCATCGAATATGCCCGTCAACGGAATATCACCATCGTCCCCGAAATAGATATGCCGGGCCATGCCGAAGCTGCTCTCTCTGCCTATCCGGAGCTCGGTTGTTTCGGATTGCCGGTAGAGATACCGCAAAGCGGATTTACCCAGAACATATTTTGTGCAGGAAAAGACGGAACTCTCCGTTTCCTGAAAAACGTACTGGATGAAGTATGCGCCCTCTTTCCTTCTCCCTACATACATCTGGGCGGAGACGAAGCCCCGAAAGGCAACTGGGATCAATGCCCGGATTGCCGGAAAAGGATTACCACAGAAGGACTGAAAGACAGTCACGACCTCCAGCTATGGTTCTCTGCGCAAATGGCAAACTATCTGAAGTCGAAAGGACGGAAAGCCATCTTCTGGGGCGACGTAGTCTATCATGACGGCTACCCGTTGCCGGACAATACTGTTATCCAGTGGTGGAACTATCGGGGACACAAAGACCTCGCACTCAGAAACGCCGTCAAACACCATTATCCGGTCATTTGCAGTTCCAACTACTATACGTATCTGAACTTCCCCGTCACCCCGTGGAAAGGATATACGGAAGCACGTACGTTCGACTTGAAAGATGTCTATCTGAACAACCCTTCCGACAAAGCCATCAGCGAGAAAAATCCGCTGATACTTGGCATGAGCTGCGCATTATGGACCGACGACGGAGTCACGGAACGAATGATAGACCGACGACTTTTCCCCCGCATCCTCGCTCTGTCCGAACAGATGTGGCACGAGGGGGAAGCGCTTGACTTCGACCGGTTCTACCGGAACATCCTTCACCGCAAAGCATGGTTCGAAGAAGCTGGATTCGAATTCGGACCGGCTCTGAAAGAAGATGTAACGAAAGATTATAAATGGGATTAA
- a CDS encoding arylsulfatase, with protein MNKRNLLIAIPALCSGYLHGQTQPASPNVIYILMDDLGYGDIGCFGQDKIETPHIDRLCSEGIKLTQHYSGSPVSAPARCVLMTGMHSGHAQIRFNNELAERGAVNNYDSVYVHKELEGQFPLQANTMTIGRMMQQAGYTTGCFGKWGLGYPGSEGTPNKQGFDRFYGYNCQRQSHTYYPPFLYNDEERVYLSNKVTDPHRSPLDKGADPNDPASYAKYTQKEYANDLIFDELMGFVDANKRKPFFLMWTTPLPHVSLQAPERWVQHYVKKFGDEKPYTGQAGYLPCRYPHATYAAMISYFDEQIGQLIEKLKAEHLYENTLIVFTSDNGPTFNGGSDSPWFNSGGLFNSAYGWGKCFLHEGGIRVPAIITWPGKIKPGTQSDHICAFQDVMPTLAELAGITCPPTDGISFLPTLLGKKGKQKEHTYLYWEYPDPRIGNKAIRMGKWKGIITDIRKGNTQMQLYNLETDIREEHDVAAQHPDIVKRFERLMKEARNGPDF; from the coding sequence ATGAACAAAAGAAATTTATTGATCGCAATACCCGCCCTGTGCAGCGGTTACCTGCACGGACAAACCCAACCCGCATCTCCCAACGTTATCTATATTTTAATGGACGATCTGGGATATGGAGATATCGGTTGCTTCGGACAAGACAAAATAGAAACACCCCATATCGACCGTTTATGCAGCGAAGGCATCAAACTGACACAACATTATTCCGGTTCCCCCGTATCAGCTCCGGCACGCTGCGTACTGATGACAGGTATGCACTCCGGTCATGCGCAAATCCGCTTCAACAATGAGTTAGCCGAACGCGGAGCAGTAAACAACTACGACTCGGTGTACGTTCATAAAGAGCTGGAAGGGCAATTCCCCCTACAGGCGAACACGATGACTATCGGGCGAATGATGCAACAAGCGGGATATACCACCGGATGTTTCGGCAAGTGGGGACTGGGGTATCCGGGTTCCGAAGGAACTCCCAACAAACAGGGGTTCGACCGATTCTACGGATACAATTGCCAGCGCCAGTCGCACACATACTATCCTCCTTTTCTGTATAATGACGAAGAACGTGTCTACCTGTCCAACAAAGTGACAGACCCTCACCGAAGCCCTCTGGATAAAGGTGCCGATCCGAACGATCCAGCCAGCTACGCTAAATATACGCAAAAGGAATATGCCAACGATCTGATCTTTGATGAACTGATGGGATTTGTCGATGCCAATAAACGCAAACCGTTTTTCCTGATGTGGACCACTCCCCTGCCGCACGTCTCGCTTCAGGCACCCGAACGCTGGGTACAGCATTATGTAAAGAAATTCGGGGACGAAAAGCCTTACACCGGACAAGCGGGATATCTGCCCTGCCGGTATCCGCATGCTACCTATGCGGCTATGATCAGTTATTTCGACGAGCAGATCGGCCAACTGATCGAAAAACTGAAAGCGGAACATCTGTACGAAAATACCTTGATTGTGTTTACTTCAGATAATGGTCCTACGTTCAACGGAGGCAGCGATTCTCCCTGGTTCAACAGCGGGGGACTTTTCAATTCAGCATACGGATGGGGCAAATGTTTCTTGCATGAAGGAGGTATCCGTGTCCCCGCCATTATCACATGGCCCGGCAAAATAAAACCCGGTACGCAAAGTGACCACATCTGCGCTTTTCAGGACGTTATGCCTACGCTGGCAGAACTGGCAGGCATCACTTGTCCGCCAACGGACGGAATCAGCTTTCTGCCCACATTGCTCGGCAAAAAAGGGAAACAAAAAGAACACACTTATTTATATTGGGAATATCCTGACCCAAGGATTGGCAACAAAGCAATCCGCATGGGAAAATGGAAAGGAATCATCACGGACATCCGGAAAGGCAATACGCAAATGCAGCTTTATAATCTGGAAACGGACATCAGAGAAGAACACGATGTGGCTGCGCAACATCCCGATATCGTAAAACGCTTCGAACGACTGATGAAAGAAGCTAGAAACGGTCCGGACTTTTAA
- a CDS encoding mechanosensitive ion channel family protein, translating to MLVVDLGKWMNKILIDWGIDAKVADRFDETIIAILMIAIAVGVDYLCQAILVGGMRQYTRRKPHLWNTLLMKRKVFHNLIHTIPAILVYALLPMAFMRGKELLVISQKACAIYIIFSLLLAINGILLMIMDIYDGKETMKNRPMKGFIQVLQVLLFFIGGIVIISILVNKSPASLFAGLGASAAILMLVFKDSILGFVAGIQLSANDMVRPGDWITLPSGAANGTVQEITLNTVKIQNFDNTISTVPPYTLVSSPFQNWRGMKDSGGRRVMKNITLDLTTLQFCTPEMLDRYRKEIPLMADYQPEEGVVPTNSQVYRVYIERYLCSLPVVNQDLDLIISQKEATMYGVPIQVYFFSRNKVWKEYERIQSDIFDHLLAMVPKFDLKVYQYSD from the coding sequence ATGTTAGTAGTCGATTTAGGAAAATGGATGAACAAAATCCTGATAGATTGGGGGATAGATGCGAAGGTTGCCGATCGTTTTGATGAAACAATTATTGCTATACTGATGATAGCCATTGCTGTAGGGGTGGACTATCTTTGTCAGGCAATTCTAGTGGGAGGAATGAGGCAGTATACCCGCAGGAAACCGCATCTTTGGAATACATTGCTGATGAAACGTAAAGTGTTTCATAATCTGATTCATACGATTCCCGCCATCCTTGTCTATGCCCTGTTGCCGATGGCTTTCATGCGTGGCAAGGAACTGCTGGTTATTTCGCAGAAGGCTTGTGCCATTTATATCATCTTTTCTTTGCTGCTGGCTATCAATGGGATTCTGCTGATGATCATGGATATTTACGATGGAAAGGAGACAATGAAGAACCGGCCGATGAAAGGATTCATTCAAGTACTTCAGGTACTTTTGTTTTTTATCGGGGGGATTGTGATTATCTCTATCCTTGTAAATAAATCGCCTGCCAGTCTGTTTGCGGGACTGGGTGCTTCGGCAGCCATCCTGATGCTGGTATTCAAGGATTCCATTTTGGGATTTGTGGCAGGTATTCAGCTTTCTGCCAATGATATGGTGCGTCCGGGAGACTGGATCACGCTTCCTTCCGGTGCCGCGAATGGTACGGTGCAGGAGATTACGCTTAACACGGTCAAGATTCAGAACTTTGATAATACGATTTCTACGGTTCCGCCTTATACGCTGGTTAGCAGTCCTTTTCAGAACTGGCGTGGCATGAAGGATTCCGGTGGGCGGCGGGTGATGAAGAATATTACACTGGACCTGACGACACTCCAGTTTTGTACGCCGGAGATGCTCGACCGTTATCGGAAAGAGATTCCACTCATGGCGGATTATCAGCCGGAGGAAGGAGTGGTGCCCACCAATTCACAGGTTTACCGGGTGTATATCGAGCGGTATCTTTGCAGTCTGCCGGTGGTGAATCAGGATTTGGATTTGATTATCAGTCAGAAAGAGGCTACCATGTACGGAGTTCCTATTCAGGTTTATTTCTTTTCCCGCAATAAGGTGTGGAAAGAGTACGAGCGGATTCAGTCGGATATCTTCGACCATTTGCTGGCGATGGTGCCGAAGTTCGACTTGAAGGTATACCAGTATTCTGACTAA